A window from Dunckerocampus dactyliophorus isolate RoL2022-P2 chromosome 15, RoL_Ddac_1.1, whole genome shotgun sequence encodes these proteins:
- the LOC129195078 gene encoding protein psiL-like produces the protein MRMILLLVQLATCCAIASGLQCYKCTNDLGVSYFDAWDWTAKCPLTTCTNAGDQCFITKDQTAGTYQVGCKAACTGDANTKCCNTNGCNKWLDVAAAKQHAAVKTTCTDASSKTLTDCMNAIKDNTLSCYSCSTPLGEDYFTPDTWDLSTKCPLIQCAAGQQCSITKVSDAGQVSYQVGCKAKTDCTNAVTNNDDNTKCCDTHGCNNWLNMADANQHSAVKTDCTADTSSKTLKDCMDAVIKAKPPSCYSCSAPLGANYFTSWDWSAKCTLTTCPNAGDQCSITKVSGAYQVGCKTKAACDSAANDANTKCCDTHGCNNWLDVAADAWKKAEAIKDACSPSSKDLKACLEAIDPTISGGGGLAGGLGLPWVLAISVIVLVVLG, from the exons CCTCAGGTCTCCAGTGCTATAAATGTACTAATGACCTTGGAGTGTCCTACTTCGATGCCTGGGACTGGACTGCTAAATGTCCCCTCACCACATGTACAAATGCAGGAGATCAGTGCTTCATCACCAAAGATCAGA CTGCAGGCACCTACCAGGTGGGCTGCAAGGCTGCTTGTACAGGTGATGCTAACACTAAGTGCTGTAACACTAATGGATGCAACAAGTGGCTGGACGTGGCTGCTGCAAAGCAACACGCTGCTGTCAAGACAACATGCACTGACGCCAGCAGCAAGACCCTCACAGACTGCATGAATGCCATCAAGGACAACA CTCTCAGCTGCTATTCATGCTCTACTCCCCTTGGAGAGGACTACTTCACCCCCGACACCTGGGACTTGAGTACTAAATGTCCCCTCATCCAATGTGCAGCAGGACAGCAGTGCTCCATCACCAAAGTGTCAG ATGCAGGTCAGGTCTCCTACCAGGTGGGCTGCAAGGCCAAGACTGACTGTACCAATGCTGTTACTAACAATGATGATAACACTAAGTGCTGTGACACTCATGGATGCAACAACTGGCTCAACATGGCTGATGCAAACCAACACAGTGCTGTCAAGACAGACTGCACCGCCGACACCAGCAGCAAGACTCTCAAAGACTGCATGGATGCCGTCATCAAGGCCAAGC CTCCCAGCTGCTATTCATGCTCTGCTCCCCTTGGAGCGAACTACTTCACCAGCTGGGACTGGAGTGCTAAATGTACCCTCACCACATGTCCAAATGCAGGAGATCAGTGCTCCATCACTAAAGTGTCAG GTGCCTACCAGGTGGGCTGCAAGACCAAGGCTGCCTGTGACAGTGCTGCTAATGATGCTAACACTAAGTGCTGTGACACTCATGGATGCAACAACTGGCTGGACGTGGCTGCTGATGCATGGAAGAAGGCGGAGGCCATCAAGGACGCTTGCAGCCCCTCCAGCAAGGACCTCAAAGCCTGCCTGGAAGCCATCGACCCAACCATCAGTGGTGGGGGGGGACTGGCTGGTGGTTTGGGCCTGCCTTGGGTCTTGGCCATCAGCGTGATTGTGTTGGTGGTACTGGGCTAA